A genomic stretch from Hydrogenimonas urashimensis includes:
- a CDS encoding glucosaminidase domain-containing protein yields MLTDSKVCFLFSRIFFAMLLPLFWTGCETHLPKEEKRAETPRFLRYTVKSYQQTMQILDNLGYTREAFKKGMEQVPDIELTRISDRWSDEAKNIPVEVKKSIFLRLLASGALKADREVARERKRLLEILRKIPQGPVSRKESRWLRRLAYKYKVIKKENGILTPPLLEELKKRVDIVPASLILAQGAVESGWGTSRFAVKGNALFGQWSFSKSSMKPREQRSYLGDYGLASFNTPLDSVRAYILNLNTHPAYREFREMRAKLRREGKPLSGTLLARTLENYSERGEAYIKELLKVIRVNNLSWLDHAKLSENSPVIIHPDA; encoded by the coding sequence ATGTTAACTGATAGTAAGGTTTGCTTTCTGTTTTCCCGCATCTTTTTTGCGATGCTCCTTCCGCTGTTTTGGACGGGATGCGAAACGCATCTTCCGAAGGAGGAGAAAAGAGCCGAAACGCCTCGGTTTCTCCGCTACACGGTCAAGTCCTATCAGCAGACCATGCAGATTCTCGACAACCTGGGCTACACCCGGGAAGCTTTCAAAAAAGGGATGGAGCAGGTACCCGACATCGAACTGACCCGTATTTCGGACCGGTGGTCGGATGAAGCGAAAAACATTCCGGTCGAGGTAAAAAAGAGCATCTTTTTGCGCCTCCTGGCATCCGGGGCGCTCAAAGCCGATCGGGAAGTGGCACGGGAGAGAAAAAGGCTTCTGGAAATCCTTCGGAAAATCCCCCAGGGACCTGTTTCCAGAAAGGAGAGCCGGTGGCTTCGCCGTCTCGCCTACAAATACAAAGTGATCAAAAAAGAGAACGGCATCCTCACCCCTCCGCTGCTTGAAGAGCTGAAAAAGCGGGTCGATATCGTTCCGGCCTCCCTGATACTCGCCCAGGGCGCCGTCGAGAGCGGATGGGGCACATCCCGTTTCGCGGTAAAAGGCAATGCACTCTTCGGACAGTGGAGTTTCAGCAAGAGCTCCATGAAGCCAAGGGAGCAGCGGAGCTATCTGGGCGATTACGGGCTGGCCTCGTTCAACACACCTCTCGATTCGGTCCGCGCCTATATTCTCAACCTCAACACCCACCCCGCCTACAGAGAATTCAGGGAAATGAGGGCCAAGCTGCGGCGCGAAGGCAAACCCCTTTCAGGCACCCTTCTGGCCCGGACACTCGAAAACTACTCCGAACGGGGGGAAGCGTACATTAAAGAGCTTCTCAAAGTCATCCGCGTCAACAACCTCTCCTGGCTCGACCATGCAAAACTGAGCGAAAACTCCCCCGTCATCATCCATCCGGATGCGTGA
- the flgB gene encoding flagellar basal body rod protein FlgB, with protein sequence MQISRVHGLLEKALDYRAMRQDMISSNIANVDTPNYRARDISFESLLAEKSDELFAHSPKRLEMRLTNENHIGTAREKESKRAEIFFRDGHTARNDGNTVDLDIETTEMAKNTVVYNALVAALKKDSAIFRSVLDASAKT encoded by the coding sequence ATGCAGATCAGCCGCGTTCACGGGTTGTTGGAAAAAGCGCTCGACTACCGGGCCATGCGCCAGGATATGATCAGCTCCAATATCGCCAATGTCGATACGCCGAATTATCGAGCCCGCGATATCTCATTCGAATCACTTCTGGCCGAAAAGAGCGACGAGCTCTTCGCGCACTCTCCCAAGAGGCTCGAAATGCGCCTCACGAACGAAAACCATATCGGCACTGCCCGGGAAAAGGAAAGTAAGAGAGCGGAGATCTTTTTCAGAGACGGGCATACAGCCCGAAACGACGGCAACACGGTCGACCTGGATATCGAGACGACCGAAATGGCGAAAAATACCGTCGTCTACAACGCCCTGGTAGCGGCATTGAAAAAAGACAGTGCCATTTTCCGCAGCGTACTTGATGCCTCGGCAAAAACATAA
- the flgC gene encoding flagellar basal body rod protein FlgC, translated as MAFLNSFDINGYGLSAQRFRVNVISSNIANANTTRTDEGGPYRRREVVFKAFNFDKVLQSKIDENTGFLPYSDPLDEGMAGETANPPVMGVLVDKVVRDDSEPRMKYDPSHPDANAQGYVAYPNINPVIEMADLIEATRAYQANVAAFQSVKAMATSAIDILRA; from the coding sequence GTGGCATTTCTAAACAGCTTCGACATCAACGGCTACGGCCTCTCCGCCCAGCGCTTCCGCGTCAATGTCATCAGCTCCAACATCGCCAACGCCAATACCACGCGCACCGACGAAGGCGGCCCTTACCGGCGGCGGGAAGTGGTTTTCAAAGCTTTCAATTTCGATAAAGTTTTACAGAGTAAAATAGATGAAAACACCGGCTTTCTCCCCTACTCCGATCCGCTGGATGAGGGGATGGCCGGTGAAACGGCGAATCCGCCGGTAATGGGCGTTCTCGTCGACAAGGTGGTGCGGGACGACAGTGAACCGAGAATGAAGTACGACCCCTCCCATCCCGATGCGAATGCACAAGGGTATGTCGCCTACCCCAACATCAACCCGGTGATCGAAATGGCCGATCTTATAGAAGCGACGCGCGCCTACCAGGCCAATGTGGCGGCGTTTCAGAGTGTCAAGGCGATGGCCACCAGCGCCATCGATATCTTAAGAGCGTAG
- the fliE gene encoding flagellar hook-basal body complex protein FliE, producing MDKNVQGVSQLSTSELLKGKNKGGVKPGGKDFGDVLKETLDEVNALQQDGQKAMSDIATGQVKDLHQAAIAIDKAELSMKMMLEVRNKAINAYKEILRTQI from the coding sequence ATGGACAAGAACGTACAGGGTGTCAGCCAGCTCTCCACCAGCGAACTTCTCAAGGGCAAAAACAAAGGCGGTGTCAAACCCGGGGGAAAAGATTTCGGAGACGTTCTAAAAGAGACACTGGATGAAGTCAACGCCCTGCAGCAGGATGGGCAGAAAGCGATGAGCGATATCGCGACAGGACAGGTCAAAGATCTCCATCAGGCGGCCATTGCCATCGACAAGGCGGAACTCAGTATGAAAATGATGCTCGAAGTACGCAACAAGGCGATCAACGCGTACAAAGAGATCCTCAGAACCCAGATCTGA